CTGTCGGGGGTGTACTTCGCGATGATCACGCTCGGGTTCGCGCAGGTGCTGTACGTCTTCGTCCGCGGCTGGGACTACGTGGCGAGCAACCCTCGCGACGGCCCCGCCGTCGGGTCGACCCACCCCGAGGGCTTCGAGATCGGGATCCCCTTCGTCGACCAGCTGACCCTCGCGATCGGCACCTTCTCCGGCGACACGGTGGTAGTGCTGGGTCACGAACTCGGCACGTACACCGTCTCGTTCTACATGGTCGGCCTGGTCGCGCTGGTGTCCTATTTCGCGATGCAGCGGGTGATCCACTCCCCGTTCGGCCGGGTGATGATCGCCATCCGCGAGAACGAGGAACGGGCGGCCGCGATCGGCTACGACACCTTCCGCTACAAGCTCGGCGCGTTCGTCATCAGCGGCTTCTTCGGCGGCGTCGCGGGCGCGCTGTACGCCGGCTTCTCCCGCTCGGTCACCCCCGAGAGCACGTTCTACTTCCTGACGACCGGCGACGCGCTGCTGGCGAGTATCATCGGCGGGTTCGGCACGCTCGCCGGCCCGCTGTACGGCCACCTGTTCGACCACTCGATACGGGAGTTCCTCTCGAACACCGGCCAGGGCGGCGGCCTGCTCCCGTTCCTCCGGGAGACGCTGCCCGAGGGCGTGCTCACGGCGGATATCGTGGGCGGGCTCACCGTCGAGGGGTTCATCGGCGCGGCGCTGAACGGCCACGCCAGTCTCTACGTCGGGATCGTGTTCGTCCTGTTCGTCCTCTACGTCCCCAGCGGCCTCCTCGGGACGCTGCGGAACTACCTCGGTGGCTCCGTCTCCGAGCGGCTGCCCGCGAAGCTGTGGGGCGAGCGATGACCGTCCACCTCACCGGAATCGGGACGGCGCTGCCCGACGAGACCGTCGGCGGCGCCGACATCGCCGAGCGGTCGGGTATCCCCCGCGACGTGGTCGTCGATAAGATGGGGATCCGCCGCAAGCACGTCTGCCGGAACGGCGACGACCAGCCCAGCGATCTGTGTGTCGCGGCCGCCGAGGACGCGCTGGCCGACGCCGACTGCGAGCCTGCCGATCTCGACGTCGTCCGCTACCACGGCAGCGAGTTCAAGGACTACGTCGTCTGGAGCCTCGCGGCGGACGTGGCCGACCGGATCGGCGCGACCGACGCTTACGCCGCCGAGAGCTACGCGCTCTGTGCCGGCGCACCGGTCGCCGTCCGCGAGACGAAGGCCCAGATCGAAGCGGACGCCCCCGACCGAGTGCTGCTGGTCGCGGCCAGTCGCGAGGAGGACCTGGTGGACTACGACGACCCCGACACCTCCTTCACGTTCAACTTCGGCAGCGGCGCTTCGGCGATGGTGCTCGAACGCGACGCGCCCGACCGCGCGCTCGCGACCGTCCGCGAGAGCGCCGCGCTGACCGACGGCAGCTTCTCCCGGGACGTGGTGATGCCCGCCGGTGGCACGCGCCACCCCCCGAGCCGCGACACCGTCGACGCCGGGATGCACGCGCTGCGCGTCCCCGACCACGAGTCGATGAAGGAGCGACTGGGCGAGGTGAGCCTCGGGAATTTCCTCGAAGTCGCCGACACCGCTCTGGAGCGGTCGGGACTGGACCGCTCGGATCTCGACTTCGCGGCGATAACACACATGAAGCGGTCGTTCCACGCCTATCTCTGCGACGAACTCGGACTCGACGACCGCGAGCAGTACTACCTCGACGACTACGGCCACGTCCAGAGCGTCGACCAGGCGTTGGCGACCGCCGAGGCCCGAACCCGGGAGTGGCTCCGCCCCGGCGACACCGTGCTCTTTCTCGCAGCGGGTACCGGCTACACCTGGGCGGCGACCGTCCTGGAGTGGCTCGGCTGAACGACCCCTCAGACCGTCCAGCGATTCCGAATCCGGCGGGGTCGAGCTCCGACGCACGCCCTCCTTCGCATCACTTATGCCGGTCGCGTGCGGGCAATCGTTCATGGATATACAGGAGTACATGGACGACTTCACGGCGCGCGACTGGCCCCAGGCGGACGAGGGGACGGTTCGGTTCGCGATGGTCGGACTCGGCTGGTGGACGATGGAGTTCGCCATCCCCGCAACCGAGGTCCTCGACCACCTGGAGACGACCGTCGTCGTCTCCTCGACGACCGAGAAGGCCGAAGGCGTCGCCGACGAGCACGAGTCCATCGAGCACGGACTCACCTACGACGAGTTCCAGAACGGTGAGGCGACCGACGCCTACGACGCCGTCTACATCGCCACGCCCAACGCCCTGCACCTCCCCTACGTGGAGGCGGCCGCCGAGTTCGACAAGGACGTCCTCTGCGAGAAACCCCTCGAAGCCAGCACCGAGCGCGCCGAGAAGCTCGTCGAGGCCGCCGAAGGCGTGACCCTGGGCGTCGAGTACCGGATGCACGTCCAGCCCGCCGTCCGCACGATGCGCGAGCTCGTCGACGCCGGCTTCATCGGCGACGTGGCGATGGTCCACGGCAACATGTCTCAGCCCCTGCTGGACATCAACGACAACTACGACCAGTGGCGGCTCGACCCCGACATGGCCGGCCCCGGCGCCTCGGTCACCGACCTCGGCGTCTACTCCATCAACACGACGCGGTTCGTCATCGACGAGGACCCCGTCGCCGTCACCGCGACGGACTGGTCCGGTCACGAGGCCTTCGACGACGTACCGGACGAGCGGGCCGCCTTCACCGTCGAGTTCCCCGACGGCGTCGTCGCCGCCTGCACGGCCAGCCAGAACACTCAGGAGACCAGCAACCTCCGCATCATCGGCACCGAGGGCGAGCTTCTGCTCGAAGACGCCTTCCTCTCCGGCGACCGCGAGCTGACGATCACCCGCGGCGAGACCACCATCACCACCGAGTTCGACGGCATCGAGGAGACCCGTCGCTCGCTGGAGTACTTCGGCGACCACCTGCTGACCGGCACGGACATCCACGGCGACGGCGAGCACGGCATCGTCGACCAGCGCGCCATCGACGCCGTCTACGAGGCCGCCGAGTCCGGCGAACGCGTCGAGCTGTAGCGGCCACTCGAACCGTTCTTTCTGCGCCCGTTCTTTCGTTGCGGACGCTCAGTGCAGTCTGAGGTTGTTGCATTTGGGGTAGCGGTGCGGTTGCGGTGCTGTGCGGTCGGCGCGTGCTGTCGAGCGTGCCCGCCTCGTGGCGGGCCGCTCGAAACAGTCGCGCGAGGGATGAGAAGCGCAGCCCGCGAGCATCGCAAGAGGCTGGGGAGGTGTGAGGCCGTCTGCGGTTGCTGTTGTGGTCGCGGTGCGGTCCTGGTGGACTGAAAGGGCGAGGCGCGCTCGCGCCGGTAGTCGTCTGAGCGGGCACTATCCGCGCGGGCTGTGCGGAGAGCGCGGATATCCCGTCTCAGCGACCGCGAGCGCGGCGAGGGCTTTCATCGCTTGCTGTTCTCTGCGGCCGAGACGGCAGCTAGCGAGCGCGGCGAGGGCGTTCATCGCTCACCGTCGACTGCGGTCGCTGTGGTCCGCGTTTCTTTCACGAGACAATTTCTTGGAACTCGCGCTCAACGAGCACGCATACTGAGCGGACGCGTCTTCCGAGGCTGTCGAACGCGTAGCGGCGCCACACGAATAGCCGAGACGAACGCGATAACAACAGTTCGAAGCAGGAGTGGGGCGACCGGGTGGAGGGCGGTCGCCCCCGTGTCAGAGGCACAGGTGGATCGGTTGGCGGGCGATGCGACGGTGGCGCAGTCGGAGGGCGGCGTGGGGAGGGCCGAAGCGTCAGCGGGTGGGGACCTGACAGGGCGACGCGGGACCCGTCGCACCCACCGAACTGCGCGCATCTACTGGTAGCCGGGACGGGTATGTAATTTCTATCTCGGTACCATCTGTTGTATCGAGACTATCGATACTATCGATACACTATCGACGAAACGAACCGTTGGGTCACGGGTAGCTACAGCCGGCGCGGCCGCGTCGACGACTCAGAGCTTGTGGCGGAAGGCGTGGAGGACGTTCTGG
This DNA window, taken from Halosimplex litoreum, encodes the following:
- a CDS encoding 3-oxoacyl-ACP synthase encodes the protein MTVHLTGIGTALPDETVGGADIAERSGIPRDVVVDKMGIRRKHVCRNGDDQPSDLCVAAAEDALADADCEPADLDVVRYHGSEFKDYVVWSLAADVADRIGATDAYAAESYALCAGAPVAVRETKAQIEADAPDRVLLVAASREEDLVDYDDPDTSFTFNFGSGASAMVLERDAPDRALATVRESAALTDGSFSRDVVMPAGGTRHPPSRDTVDAGMHALRVPDHESMKERLGEVSLGNFLEVADTALERSGLDRSDLDFAAITHMKRSFHAYLCDELGLDDREQYYLDDYGHVQSVDQALATAEARTREWLRPGDTVLFLAAGTGYTWAATVLEWLG
- the gfo6 gene encoding D-xylose 1-dehydrogenase Gfo6; translated protein: MDIQEYMDDFTARDWPQADEGTVRFAMVGLGWWTMEFAIPATEVLDHLETTVVVSSTTEKAEGVADEHESIEHGLTYDEFQNGEATDAYDAVYIATPNALHLPYVEAAAEFDKDVLCEKPLEASTERAEKLVEAAEGVTLGVEYRMHVQPAVRTMRELVDAGFIGDVAMVHGNMSQPLLDINDNYDQWRLDPDMAGPGASVTDLGVYSINTTRFVIDEDPVAVTATDWSGHEAFDDVPDERAAFTVEFPDGVVAACTASQNTQETSNLRIIGTEGELLLEDAFLSGDRELTITRGETTITTEFDGIEETRRSLEYFGDHLLTGTDIHGDGEHGIVDQRAIDAVYEAAESGERVEL
- a CDS encoding branched-chain amino acid ABC transporter permease encodes the protein MYHLLTTFSFPVAPSAINSFAIAVLPRVDSMVAVLYFALFAMSFDFISGYTGYLSFGHAAFYGTGAYAVILIANGKVPLLPAGTPFMVSLLVAAVLAGLLAVVIGLVSFRLSGVYFAMITLGFAQVLYVFVRGWDYVASNPRDGPAVGSTHPEGFEIGIPFVDQLTLAIGTFSGDTVVVLGHELGTYTVSFYMVGLVALVSYFAMQRVIHSPFGRVMIAIRENEERAAAIGYDTFRYKLGAFVISGFFGGVAGALYAGFSRSVTPESTFYFLTTGDALLASIIGGFGTLAGPLYGHLFDHSIREFLSNTGQGGGLLPFLRETLPEGVLTADIVGGLTVEGFIGAALNGHASLYVGIVFVLFVLYVPSGLLGTLRNYLGGSVSERLPAKLWGER